The DNA window GGTTTTATTATCATAAAATCATAGTTTATAACCGTAAAACGAGGAAAGCTGAACACCTTTATAAGTTAGAAAAATCCAAATTTACCGAGGAGAATTTCATTCTTTATGAGATTAATTCATCCGGCACCTCCAAGAAAATTCATTCTTATGGAAAAGAATTACCAGAAATTCAGGAAGAAGTAAAAAAAATTCTCGATATTATTAAGTAAGTTTATTATTTTGGGAAGTACTATGAAACAGGGCAGCATGTTAAAACGGAATATAGACTATATCGGACAACTGATTAAAGAAGGAAACCCTGCGGGTGGAATTTTACATCTCACGAGTGATGCTTTCAAGTATTTAGAAGACTCTTTACAAGGAAAGTCACTGGCACGGGAAGAAAGAGAAGTTTTCGATAATGAAATGAAACAAATTATAGATAGTCTTTACAGGTTAGAAAAACTAATTCCTTAAGCTATCCATTTTTGGAAGAGAGCGACTACGCAAATACCGCGAGTAATCTATTTCAATTGAGTTTATAATAAAATTGTAATATTTCTTTCCAAGTTCAGAAGATTCCATAGCCATTTCATACTTAAAAAATTCAACCAGTTGTGCTCTGATACTGGCAATTTTCAAATCCTGCTTACTCAAAACAATTATATCGGATTTATTTGCCGGTAGTATTTCTTTCGGAACTGAAATAACCGCTGAACTTAAAAGAATCACATTCTCAATCGTAGAAATTACCTTTTCATCATTTTTCATTTTTGAAAGATAGACAGAAGAAGCTTTAAATTGAGGTATATTAGCAGAGATTGTCTGTCTTAAACTTTTCCTATCATGAAATTTTTCTTGAATAGAACTATATTTCTTTTTAAAAAGTATCGCAGTACCGGTGTTCATAATCGCTTGCAAATTTTGCTTATCCGGACTGAGTCCCATTTCCTGAAAAATTTCAGCTCCCGTTTTCTTCTTCTTTCCTTTTATTAAAATAGAAAACATCCCACCTGTAAATATACTAATAATAAAACCCGCAAACAACAGGGCAGGAGAATCTGTTAAAACATAAAGAATCACAAAAACAACAAAACTTAAAACAAAGCCTCCTACTCCTGCTACCGGATTAAATCGGCCCAACATCTCTTCTTTCTTTTTTTTCTTTAGTAGAGCTTCTTCAGTTTGTGAGATTTTTGATTGTAATTCTTCTAATTCTTTTGGATCAATCAGACTATCAAGTCGTGGATGCCTGGCGGCTTTAAGCTGTTCTGCCAGTAAACGTGCAATTTTAAACTGCATATCATAAGATGAATTCTCAATAGAAAGTAGTTGAAGGTTATTTACTACAGCTGTCATATAGGCTGGGTCTACTACATAAGTATGTATCTTTCCATCATCCTTCTGTGTTTCATAGACAGCATATTTCGCACGTATGAGGCTCTTCGCTTTAATCCGAGTCCTGGCTTTTTGTTCCGCAGTTTCTATACGACCGGCCTCCGTTAGAGCGTTTAAATCAATAGGCATCAGGGTTAATTTTTCTTTTGTATAAGTTTGGATTTTTGTTTCCAATTGTTCTAAAAAGCGTTTTTGATTTTGTTCACCCTGTTTTTCCTGAATCGAACCGATCTCCGAAATCAGGGCCTTTAGCAAGCGAAGGCTATAAAAGCAGGTTTCCTGTAACTCTTTCATCATTTCGCTATGTCTTACGTCGAAAGGAAAATCTTCAATTATTGAGAATAATTCCTGCTCTCTCTCTTTCGTTGGTAAATCCAGAGGAGTTGTCTGTGGAGAAGGATAAGCGTGTACATAGTCCTGTACTCTCTTTTGTATCAAATGAAACCCACGTTCAGAAGAAATCTTTTTGAAGTAGTGAACACAATATTTTTCGAGAGAATAAAAATGCATTCGAATCTGTCTGTAAAGTTCTGGCTCACGAATAAAACTCCCATCCTTATCGAGGGCTGGTTGACTGTTTATAATATGATAATCAGGTAAGACTTCAAGGATTTTGTCGGACCGAAGCCCATATTCCATAAAATCATCCATAAAATCCTGTAAACGTATAGAAGGATAGGGTTTAAAACCGGGTTTGATTATCTCCTGTAAATAATAATCAACAGCTCCCAGTCTTGGATACAACCAGGGACCATACTTGGATTTTCTTACCAGAATATTCTCCAGTTTTCCTTCCGGAGATTCAAAACTTGTTTTTCCTTCAAGAATAGAATGAATAGCATCTAAAGAAAACAAGAAACAGGCCTTTCGGAAAACAGAGGTAGAAACTTCTTTTTCGATTTGAGGAGAAATAAGAACTACTTTCGATTCTATATAACCCTCATGTTGGAAGAGATAAGGATAAAGATAGCCAATCTTCTTGGCTCCTCCATTAAAAAAATCTATCATCTGCTTCAAAGCACTATCCAGATGAGTGGGAGTTTTTTCGGTCAAAGGTATCGAATTATTTTTGTTAAGAAGTTCAGAAAGTTTATCTATGGTTAAAAAATAGTGAGGATGCACTTTTTTACCGTGCATTTCTATTATTTTTTGCTGCCTCTGGAAAATTAAACGGAGTATTTCCTTCAATAAACTTGTTGTACGAGAAGTATGAGGTTGAAAAATAAGCCTTGTGGGATTTGTTTCCGGAAAATCTTTCGAAAATAACATTTTATCAGTTATTTCATTATCAATAGAGATGAGTTCAGCAGCAATTTGAAACTGATCGGACTTTAAAGGTGCATCATTCATACCAAAGTCTACATCTTGAGAAAAATCAAAACCTTCTGTTGAATTATTTCTGTCTTTGCTCATTCTACCTGTGCCCCAAAAAATCTTCCGAATAAAGTATTTCCATTCCTATCATTGCGGTCAATAGAAATTATATTTCTCATAATCTCACGTTTTCCGGTATTCTTTTTTTATTTTGGTAATAAGAAAACTCTAAAAGAAAAACCAGGCTCAAGGGAATAACCGTCAAAATAATTCCTCCCATAATCAGTTCATATACTTCATGCTTGCCAGAACCAATAAAAAGTAATACCCAGAAACTGAAACATAAAATGAAAATTGGTCGCGAAATCCAGATTTTCCACTTAGAAATAGAAACTTCTCCATTTGTTTCAGGTTCTCTCGTATGGTTTATATTTAGACCTGCTTCTTCAGAATGCAATCCCCATCTGCTTAAAGAAAGCTCCCTGCCCTTTTTTAATGTCTTGATTCCCACTACAATTAATAAAATTACGGTAGGCAACAGTAACAAAGCAAGATTCGTCCCTGACATGGCAAATGAATCATAAAGTCCATGAATCACAACAGCCAGAACAAAACCTAAAAGAATCTTTTTCTTTGTTTCCTGGTAAGATAAAGAAAATTTAGCTAATCCTACATAGTATCCCATAATTACACCCGTAAAGCAATGTAAGGGCATAGCTGTAACAGAACGCAATATACCGATACTCAATCCGCCCTCTAAGACATAGAAAATATTTTCAAACATAGCAAAACCAATCGCACTGGCACTCACATAAACAATACCATCATTCTCTTCATTGAAATCCGCCTGTTTCCAAATAAATAATAAAACTACAATTAATTTACTAAACTCTTCGATAGGAGCTATTTGAATAAATGATTTTACAAAAGCAGATGTTAAAGTTTTATTTCCATCGGTAAATATAGGGTGAAGAGATTCAAAAGCTACTTCTACAGCAATCGCCAGAAGCGTAGATAATGCTCCAAGGCTAACAGATTTTATGATTAGACCTATCGGTTCTTTCTCATTTCTGTCCATATAAAATATATAGTATAGAAGAATCAGACCCGGGAGTAAAGATGCGACTAAGAGAAGTAAAAGTTCCATTTTGTTTCCTTATATTTAGCTATAATCACAATCCAACACATTTCCTTAATTGCAAGCAAATCAACAGAGACTCAAAAGATA is part of the Leptospiraceae bacterium genome and encodes:
- a CDS encoding PrsW family intramembrane metalloprotease — encoded protein: MELLLLLVASLLPGLILLYYIFYMDRNEKEPIGLIIKSVSLGALSTLLAIAVEVAFESLHPIFTDGNKTLTSAFVKSFIQIAPIEEFSKLIVVLLFIWKQADFNEENDGIVYVSASAIGFAMFENIFYVLEGGLSIGILRSVTAMPLHCFTGVIMGYYVGLAKFSLSYQETKKKILLGFVLAVVIHGLYDSFAMSGTNLALLLLPTVILLIVVGIKTLKKGRELSLSRWGLHSEEAGLNINHTREPETNGEVSISKWKIWISRPIFILCFSFWVLLFIGSGKHEVYELIMGGIILTVIPLSLVFLLEFSYYQNKKRIPENVRL